GACCCTCTAGAAGTCAATTCCAACCTAGtgcattctttgattctatgattaaggaACACTTGAAAGTGAAAAATACCCTGACTACTTTAATACCAAGATATGCTGACGTTAATTTCACTTAATACATGGATACATCATTACTTTGCTTTCCTCCAAATACAGGTTCATAGCATTTTAGACTATCTAACAACATAATGAAAACATAAACTCCTTTTCAAGGTGagaaggaagggctgcagcaagcTTAACAAGTTGCATAAAGTGTTTTAATTTCTAATTCTTGTAGTTACTtctatgttgttgttgttgttgttattattattattattaagggGAAATGTCCAGAAGATGGTTGGGATGAAAGCACCATTGAACTGTTCCTTCATGAACTTGCTATTATGGATAGCAATAACTTTCTGGGCAACTGTGGCGTGggtgagagggaaggaagagtaGCATCAGGACTCGTTGCCCGAAGGCATTACAGGTACAAATTACTGGCAGTTTGAGTTATTCAGCTGTATTAATTCTGCTTTCAAATGGCATGTTTTATTGTGTCTGCTTATCTGAGACCTTGGTAGCATTTGAGAAAAGACAATAGAATGCTCTGCTGAATTGATGCAAGTTTCTGTATTGAGTTTTCATTACCAGctcaacaaaataaaaacagctTCTCACTGGGAAAGTTTGATACCATACAACTACAATAGGCAGGAATTTTTAGTAACCTACAGAAGAAAAGCTGTACAgtatttaaaaaggaaagaattgcATGGGTTGGTTTAAAACAGGAAGATCTCTGCTTCCCCTACATGCAATCAACTCCACATCTTAAGCTTCTGCCAGTTCAGCGTATAGGACATGACCCTGATAaaagatttttgtttcatttaagaCCTTCTAATGAGCTGGTAATGAAAATTCAATACAGAAACTTGTATCAAGAAGTTCTGAATTCTGTGCACTCATCAGACTGCATTTTACTGTGTTGCCAACACAGAACCGTCAAAACTGAATCAAAGCCATCACTGGGCGTTGTTATTGGCTGTTACTgagcacctgctgcagctcagctgtgggtAAAGTTAGTTCTGTGAGCTTAGATTTTTAGAAAGTATAACAGGATCCTTTACTCCTGAAAGGTGGTGAATAACACCCAGAATTTATACACTCAGTTTGTAAACATGATTTAGAAACAGAATGCAGAgggagatggtgttggatggcaCATAATACTGAACAGCAGAGTGAGGTAGATGAAGTGAAGGTGTAGAAAAAGATGAGCAGAGTTATTAACTGTCTTTCAGGACATTGTGTCACAGTATAGATCATTTCTCTGCCTTGTGGAGGTGAAGCATTTGTCAGGGGAGTATCTGTATATAGTACTACTATGCCTGTGGGATGCTACTCCCTAGgcagctgggttttgttttccttggagCTGTGTCTGAGCATGTCAGCATTTATAATGCTAATTCAACAGACATCAGGAaatgctgagctgtgctttaAAGGAAACCTGCCAGATGCTAAAGGTGTTGCTACTGTGGGTCTTCTCAAAGTTTTCACTTGCAGGCTGAAACATTGCTGCCTACTCTTAAAACGAAAAGCTAAACATGACCATTTCCTGTGAATATCTGTAGTTCCTTGCTATGCAGCTCATTGTGATAGCTTGCATTGGATACAGCGTTTTTCATTACTGTTTATCAAACTAAATTCTCTTCAGTCAgccaggatggggatggggatgggggggtgggtgggaaagTTGATGCATGTTTTCAACCTGTTTTTGGTTTAGGTTGATCCATGGAATTGGAAGGTCAGGTGATATTGCTGCAGTCCAGCCGAAAGCTGCAGGGTCAAGCCTTTTGAACAAACTTACTAATTCAGTTGTTCTGGATATTATAAAGCAGGCTGGTAGGTGTAAATCTGGAAATACCTCCTGTTTGTGGGGGCATCTCATGGCTTCTTCATGTTCATTTCTGACTTGCTTTTTATGTGCAGGTGTCCGAACGGTGACCAATTGCTTTGTGGTTCCTATGGCAACCGGCATGAGCCTAACTCTGTGTTTTTTAACCTTGCGGCACAAGAGACCAAAGGCAAAATACATTATCTGGCCACGTATAGACCAGAAGTCCTGCTTTAAATCAATGATAACTGCAGGTAAGAAGGAGCTGACTGGCTACACTTTGTGTTCTTTTAACTTCATCTGGTAGAGTCATCAGTTCCTGTGCTTGCAGTAAGATCCAGAGAAGGCCTAATGCGTAGTGCTTGAAGTGCTTTATTAGTACACTCCTGATTCCTAAGATGCAGTCACACCTATGGATTGTCTTCTTAATGCCTTGTGAAGTGCAGGTGTGTGCTAAGGTACAGAAGTGTATAAAGTAGTCAGTAGAGAGCACATGTGGTGGGTTAAAGTTTCCCATTCACTTTAACTAAGGAAGTCCTTAGGAAGACTAAGGATTAAGTACTAAGGAAGTTCACTGTCAGATGCCTAATTTGCTGCTTGTAACCATTACATAAAGGCAAGGGTCATGATTCAAATCTCTCACTTAGGTTTATGTAAAAAGCATATGTGTCCTAGGAATTGTGATCAGGTGACAAGCTGTCTGACTTGCACATTCTTTTCTTGTAGAACATGAGAAGTGTTAGCTGCCCTGTTGGGTTTTTATCTTGCAGTGTCACTCAGCTCACTCAGGAAATTAGTTCGGTGCATTTTGTTGTTCAAACTGAATGTCTCTCAAGTGGAATTCCTTGTTTACCACACTATAAGTAAGCTAAGGGTAGAAGTCTATCCCTCCTCTGAAGCTTTCCCCTCCTGACAGCAGATGTATCAAGGAGAGGGCAAGTGAGGGAGACCATAATTTCCCAGCTCGGTGCACATACCTGCAGGTGGTGGCATAGATTCTGGTCCTAGTTACTAGGGCACATTTATTTTTTGCACAAAAACCTCATTAGATAAAAAAATGACTAAACACTTGGAAGCAGGGACTGGATTCTGTCCAGGTAAGATGCAGAAGGGTTTAAAATGAATCAGGTCAGAACAaatagaacatgtatataagaaAAGGGAGAGTATTTTTGGAATGCTATGCTCAATTTAGAACATCAAGCCAAGGAAATTACCTGTATAATGGAGGAGGTTGTGGGGAAATATAATGAATCTGTTAATTTTTCTAGTAGTTGAGCTAGTTACCAcataattaattaaaataatgatCAGCTGAAAATAGGAGAGAAGCAGGTAGCAGGTTATCTATTAAATGCAGTCTCTGTCTTCTAGATCACTAATTGAAAACCAGACCAGGGCTAACAGTTGCCTAATCATTCCAAGTTCTTCTGTAGTGTTTGAGCCTTAAATGTCCATGTTGAGGCGTGGTGTTGAGCCATGAAGGGGAAATTCACAAAGCTGCTACCATGTTACACTGCTTTGGAAATCactgtttcccttttcccctcctcctctttgcttTCATTCAGTAAAGTGAACATCCATCAGTTGTAAGAGAGTAAGTCACTTCAGCTGGCATGTTGCTGCCGTGCCACACTTGTCTGGGGAAGGGAATTTATGGTTCCCAGTGTTTTATTCTGTAAACAAAGCCtttctggtttatttatttataagcTGGAAAGTTGAGCAACTGTTATTGACAGaacagttggaagggacataaaacaattatctagtccaactgcctcaCCACTTCATTGCTGACCAAAAGTTAAAGCATCTTAAGGACATTGTCCAAGTGCCTCTTAAACACTGACAGGCTTGGGGGACTGTCCACCTCTTTGGGAAGTCTTATCTAGTGTttgaccactctctcagtaagaAAACACTTCCTAGTgcagtctgaacctcctctggtacagcttcaaaccattcccatgtgttctgtcactggataccaggcagaagagaccattgcctccctctctgcttcacctcctcaggaagctgtagagagcaatgaggtcactcctcagcctccttttctccaaactagacAAGCTCCAGAGTTCTCAGTCACTTGACACAGGtcattccttccagccctttcaaaagctttgttgccctcctctggatgcatttgAGCACCTTCACATCCTACTTAAATAGTGAGACCCAAAGAGTTTGGCTCTTGTCTGTAATTCCCTTTCAGATGGTTGGGTCTGCCATTAAATATTCTCCTTGGCCTTATCAGGCTTGAAAAGTCTTTCTAAGCTTTGTAGGCTTTATCACAACCTTCTTGGTAGCCCTCTGATGGACCCTCTCTGGTTTTTCAATGTccctcctgagcaacctgttccaaaactggaaacattccagcatCTGTAAGGAGAGAACTTCCTTCGTTTCAAACATTTCTCATAGGTGGCCTCGAGAAAAACCTTATGGGGTTCAACTGTTATCTTAAATACAAATTTGAATTGGAAacttgaaagaaaatatttgagaGATGGCTTGGGTTTTATGACAGGACAAAGTTCACTTTCCAAATGAGGTCAGCGATGAAGATTTCTGTCTTTTAAGAAGTAATTTGGAAATTTATAGATTGAATGAGGCAGAGGCTTCTGATGGAAGCCAATTCATAGTGATCATTACTGCTGGTCTAATGGCATCCTTTCTTAGAAGGGCTGTTTCAGTATGCTGATGGCTTACAAGATTGCCACTTAAACACTTGGCTTTTTAATCTTCAAACCTGTTGCTTTTGCATGCAAACAATGTGAAGTAAGCTTTTGCCTGTAGTCCAGTATTTAACAAGAATATTATTGTAGTTTTTAGTTACATGGGCATTGTACAATAAAGCAGTTCATGTCTCTGCATTCCTCATCCAAGTCTGAAAGAATCTGTTAAAACAGCAGAAGCAAGAAGACTTTCCAGATTTGTACTGGAACTGAAAGTCCACAATTAGAGATTTGATGATACACATTCAGGTCTTGCTCTTTTTTCTTTGGTCAGGTTTTGAGCCTGTGGTAATAGAAAATGTATTAGAAGGTGATGAGCTGCGGACAGACCTCGGAGCAGTGGAGGCTAAAATCAAGGCTCTTGGTGCTGAAAATATTCTTTGTGTGCATTCTACAACATCTTGCTTTGCTCCAAGGGTACCTGATAGGTGAGTAGTGTGTTGTTAgtgaaaaatcaaaccaaaccaacaaacacccttcccccccccccccattatttTGAATGCCCATCTTCCTGAAGTTGCTGCCAACAACTAGAAAAGAGACTTTAATCACCTTGCTCAAGGAGAAAGGCAAGTTGAAATAATGTTCACCTTTCAGAAAAGTATATTGAGAAGTTGAGAATATTGCAGGTTTTCAGCCCATGATATAACTGAGGTTAATGATGGGGTCTTGTGGTGAAAGGAATGCAAGTGGTAAAAGCAGACTCCCATAGAAACATAGTCCAGAAAATGTAGTTCCATAGCTAATGCCTCATCTTAATATTATTGTTGCCTTTTCGGCTCTTCTCCTCTAGACAGTGATGAATTTTCCCAAGCCAGAAAGCTGCAACCAAATTTAAAATCCTTGCTTGAGTTACACTTGCAGTATTCCAGTGATGTTTACAGGGCTAATGAAGATAATGCTGCTGCTAAGAAACTCCTGAGACTCTCTAGGGCAGGTGTGCTGTACAAGCATAACATGATTTGCCCTGTTCTACCTTACCTTGGTTTGGACATTTGCTGCCTAATGCTGCTACATATAATTTCCAGTTGTTAAGTCACCATTAAAAGAAGCTTAATATGCATTGCTTTCTTTCCTAATATTATGTGTCCATGTACACAGCTTCTGTAGGTGCTGTAAAGGTGGCATTCAAGCACTAGCTGAAGCTGAGATGAGTGTTATGGTTATGGTTTGGAAGTAGGGTATCTGGGACATTATTTCAATGTGTAGATTGATTATGAAATAGCTTGAAAAGCTCCTCAGTCTGCAAATGGCTTGTTGGAATAGAGGTGGCTAAAGTGCTTGGTGTATTGAATCATTTGTCTAAAATGAGCACCCTTGTTACTCACAAAACCTCCTTTATTTCCTTGCAGAAATATGTATCAAGAAGCAAATTAATGAGGTTTTGTAATTGGAGCAGGTATATTGTTCTGGTCTTGTGTGTAATACACTGAAGCATGAGGTGGTATCTCATTTGTTCCACTTGAACATTTAATTTATCACAACCTTAAAAAACCTTAGGTTtaaagctcctctccagctcacaCTTTTGTGTTAATTACTGTGTTATCTGGCAAATTTAGTTGAATATTTCCAAGTGTAGGAAAGAACCATTGTTGACTCTGAAACATGGCAAGTGAAGATATGTttcattctcttctcctccctctaaaaaaacaaccccagtaTTTATCATAGGTTAACCCAGTTGCTAGAGGGATGTTAGAATGGTATAATTCTGTCAGAATAGCATGAACATTGCTTGGAGTTGACTTGCAGATTTATTGGCTAACCTAAATCACAGCTATCAAAATTGAATAGTCTATTTTATAGCTTGGGTAAATGAATCTTTTCCTTATCTGCCTCCTCTTTTTGACATGCAATTGTTTTGTCCTCTGCAACTAAGAGATGAATTATTAGGTAGTGGCACTGTGTTATGATATACTACAGATATAGGAGGATTTGAAAGCACTTTCTATTTAAAGGATACTGTCAACTATTGAAGGCCATAACATTCATCTtcctgcaggaaggaaaatCCCCTGCAGCATTTCTGGAGGCTTCCATTTTAAATATCTGTTTTTCAAAGTCTTGCTTTTGTAAggctttgtttggttgtggtggtggtgttctaAAATTTTAAGTGTCTTAAGCGGTGTTAAAAGGTCAGGCAAGGGTTTTATGCCTGTGTACTGATAGCTGTCCTATGAAGTGTTATTTAACTTTGTGGCAATAATTCACTAGTGTACAAACCCTCTTCCTCGTGGGGGCATCTGTTAGCATTTTACCTGCTGTTGCTGGGAGTTGTGTCTAAAACCTACTGTATTTAAAACAGAgctaaaggaaacaaaatgtctTTTGGAGTTTATGTACTAACAGAAATCTTTACCTTTTTACTTTCATCCATATTAGAAGGAAGAGCAAAGCTTCCTTTTTATGAACCTTTGCAGGCAGGAGAGAAAGAAtaaatggaaaatatttctctAAGTCCTGTTTGTGACTTTAGTGAACTCAGGTGGTAGCAAAACTTACATTAATGCTTTACTTTTCTGATCTGACTAAGCAGCACTTTTAATGGTTCATTTTAAGCCCTGGAAGCAGACAAGTGCTGTGCTTCTCCTGCATAATTACTTATTCTGTTCAAACTGTGGCACTCTCACCCTGTGTTGCAGTGTGGATCTAATTGTTCACTAGAATAGTTTTAGGAGAAGgtgcttttctgttttcagaCCTTGTAGAAGCTTGCTTATTGCTCCTTTTAAAAAGTCTTGGTGTCCTAGAGGTAAAAAAGACAAACATTTGCAGCTGTACACCCTCAATTATTTCCAGTTTGGTGAAAATCTCTACCTGTACTGTTTCCCTTTGAGCCTCTATGGAAGGTGAGGAATGAGTCTGATTAAGATCAGCAGATCAGAAGGCAAAAACTTTGCCCTGTGTAGTGTTCTGTTTCCTGAAGTATTCTGTTAATGTCACGTGGTTCAGGATGTTGATAAATGTGAGAAATTATTGGgcatgcagctcctgctgagtaTCTTGAGTGTAGGAGATCAATACCTACATTATACTACTGGTGTTTCCTAATCATTGAAGAGCTGTGATTTCTTTAGGGGTAATACAGAGGTGATGATGTCTTCCTAAGGACTGAGGTTCAGAAAATGTAATCTGAGGCTTGCAGCTGAATTTTTGGGTTACAAAATGACACCAGGCAATGTAATAGAAATAGAATGCAAAGGAATGTCACCTCTTGGAGAATGTTTTCATACTCTGTCAAGTTTTATATGAATGTCAGTAAATTATAGTGAGAGACTGTACGAAAGGAGATAGAGTCAAAATGCATTGGAGGCTTAGAGGTTCCtgatttatttaaaagaaagaatattACCTTTATCATCACTTGAAGTTATTATGTGTcaccttattttttttcaaatacattttattttaaaatactttcacAATTCTGGGGGAAatcaagagggttttttttcaaacagGCATGTTTGCGGTGCTTCCAACAAGGGTACAAAGTACATGCATGCTTCAAATGCTGAAGGCCCTTACCCAGACTGACCTGTGGAGCCACTTGCATCCCAGTTTGACTGGGAAATCAATGCAGACTGAGCTCACTGGGATTTCTAAAGGCAAGATAAAGGTTATCTTCATTTCTGAGTAAACAGTTGAACCGAGTTTTAACTTGTCATCCTCCACATTCAGAGGTTTTGGGGCTCTCTGTTCCTTGGAAGAATGTATATTCTGTTAATCAGTTTAGCTGAAATATTCAAGTGTGATTTCAGCCAAAGGGTTGATATATTAGTTCTTTAAGATAAAGAGAAGCACATAAAAAACCCCTTCCTGTTACATGATTCCCAAGATATATCTTGAAACTTCCATTTTCAAGTtgaaaaggagaggaagtgAGAACAGTTAAAGCTCTGTTAGTTAGCATTGAAGTGGTATTTAAAAAATGCCAATATCTCAAGCAGAATGATTTGGGATCTTTTTACTGGCTTCCAGACAACACTGTCAATGAAGCATGAAAAATTTCAGCCCAGGTCCACAGTTTGTAATAGATGTAAAAGCTAAGAGAATTTTCTTCTTAGCCTTTATAGCTTAAAGTGGCAAGAGCTGTCTTGAGGTGCTAATCAAAgaagctgcttttctccttctgaCCTCCTTTCAGCCTTTAATTGGTCTGATTTGTGATGTGATTTAATTGTCACTGCTTCTCAAAATTACCATTTTTGTGCTCATAGGCTGGAAGAACTGGCTGTGATGTGTGCTAATTATGACATTCCCCATATTGTCAACAATGCCTATGGAGTTCAGTCTTCAAAATGCATGCATCTTATCCAGCAGGTAGGAGCTATGTATTGCCAATAATAGATATTTTTTTAGGAAGTATAAGCAAATCCCTGATAGTAGACACTAGCAAGTTTTATCAGGTGTTTCACAGCTTTGAGACTAATCCCATGTGTGTCAGACACTTGAACAATTTTctgacaaagcagagcagaggaagataGAACTTCACCATTTATTTCTGTCATGTGCTTTTCATGTAATAACCCCAAATATGTGCAAGTTTTGTTTATGTTCAAGtgtaatggggaaaaaagtccTCCATAAGCTGTCTTAAAATATTTCCtaaactaggaaaaaaaaaaaaggaagagtcaTACTTGAATAGAGATTAAGGCTTCAACAGACCAGGAGTTAGAGATTTTCAACTGAAAGCAGAGGATTCTACAGCGGCGCTTGATAGATGTTGTCACTGTTCAATTATTGTTGGCACAGAGAAGAGCTGATGAAACTGGGTTAAGTTCAGTGTTATGGTCAACAGAGTTTAATTTCTGTTGCTGTTCAGTTTGAAAAGGAGGTTGCTTAATATCTAAGATCAGCCCTGTAACTGAGGATTCTTGCATTTTTGCCCTCTGCAGCGTACATGAGTTGTTGCCTCaggatttcttttctctctcttgcccATATCAAAAGAGTAGGAGGGTATTTTTTTAACAGGATCTTTAAAATatgctgggttttgttggtttttttcatgaaGATGATGTGTTGTTAAGTGACACACATCAGTATGATATATAATTATGACAGGAACATCACCCTGGCATTCCTTAATCTTGAGAGACTGAAGGAATATGGCAAGGCTTGAATCATGATCACacaaccattttggttggaaaaggcctttaagatcgaGTCTACCAtatctgatgctaaaccatgtccctcagcaccacatctccacatcATTTAAACACCTTCaccctggggagcctcttccagtgtttgagagtcCCTTCAGTCAAGAagcttctaatatccaacctgaactccCCTGGTGGAtctcgaggccatttcctcttgtcctgtcacttgttgctcctgagaagagactggctccagccttctttcaaggagttgtaggcagccagaaggtctcccctcagcctctttttctgcaGCAAAAGGAGATGTGTTAATCTCCTCTCCAAGGCTGATGTGATGTGTGAAATGAAAAGTGGCAGAGGCTTTGTGTGCAGCATACTTGGTACACATTTGTTGTGTTTAACTTGTGCAAGTTTAATGAAACTTTAGCATGAAAAGGTTTGTGCAATTCCTGAATTTTACTGCAAGAAATACATCTACTAATGATCTTTTCAGGCTACAGAGCTACAAATAGAACCTACTGTGTTGGTTCCTGTGTTGTTTCTAGGCTCCTTGataggttgggggttttgttgttgttctttgttTATGCAGATGTAAACATTTGAGCTCTGATTTGCTTTATGTCCATTTACAAAAAATACTTCCTGTGATATCAAATGTGCTGTCTCTGAGGAAGCAGTTATTAATGAATACTTGGAATATGTACATGCTGAGCACAGTGTGAACAGAGCTTGAAAGGGTATCACAGGAAAGAGCTTTTGAGCCTGTTCCATTCATGATGGTTTTGCTATGGTGGTCTCCTGTCAATTAAGTCAAATGCTAGCTGCTGGCATTCATCTTCCTATCAAAACGCTGACAAACTTGGAGTGCCTCTTCCTGTCTCACATGCACTAAGCTATTGATACATAAAAATAAGAACTGTGAGctaatttttttcagtctttttaCCATACCTATTAACTCCATGTTTAGTGTTTAATATGTGTGCATTTGAAAATACTTCAGTATGTAAACCCTTTAATATACTTGCCAGCTTCCGTTGTGCTGCATGCTTTTTAATGGTGCAGTTCACAGTAGCATCTTACTCAAATTGAAGGTGTCCTGCAGAATCTGCATTTTCTACTTCAAGAATATCCAAGTGGCTAGGTGTAaggatgttttgttttctggggaGTGGGGAAATCTGCTTTGGGGAGTTACCTGGGTCTTGATTTTGCAAGCAGCCTTGTGAGAAGTGCTGCCACATCCCACTTGTTTTAATGCAAATTTCCCCATGTatcaaataaaagaaaaaaatcttcatctTCACTGATAATTCATTAACTCATAACCATCTGCTGTGAAATATCTGGGCTTGTGCAGTTTTAACTGCCTAATTCCCATTAAATTCTGAGGGGTGGTGGTTGTTGAAAATAAGCTACATTTAGGCTTGCAGGAACTAAAATCAATATTTGAAATGACAGCAAAAGAGGAATTTGTGAGGCACTGTGTAAGCAGACACTGGTAATAACAGTGAGCAGTGCTAAGAGAAGGTAAtaggatttttaatttttcatcaCAAATCCACTATCTGAGAGAGTGTCAGGAATGAGATTTATTTCAGTTTCATTGCTGTGCAATTATGGTGCTATTGTGTGTTTCCTTTTTGCTAATGGATGCTGTGGGTTatgtttcttttgtgtgtgctttctcTTTGCTAAAGGGGGCTCGAGTAGGCAGAATAGATGCCTTTGTTCAGAGCTTGGATAAAAATTTCATGGTTCCAGTAGGTGGCGCTATCATTGCTGGCTTCAATGAGTCCTTCATTCAGGAGATCAGCAAAATGTATCCAGGTAACTACTTCATGGACTGACTTCTTCCATACAAAATAACTGTAGGAAACTTGATTATCAGCTTGCTTTCACATCGAATTTATTTTTTGCCACTTGAATCTGTATATtgtgggtggttgtttttttcaggaagAGCATCTGCATCACCTTCCTTAGATGTTCTCATTACACTTCTGTCTCTTGGTGCCAGTGGATACAAACAGTtactgaaagaaaggaaggtaAGCTTTTTGACAAGCAGCACTTTCTTGAAGTCAGCTCTTAATAAAATCTTGTTCAACCCTGCTTTGTTTAGTAAGTCCAGTTTCTGTCTAGAAACCCATGGAATTCCTGAGCTCACAGCTCTGAATCTGGAGAAGGCAGTATGATAGAACTGCTGCTTGGCTGAAGTGCTCATGAGTAACCATCATTTCCAGGCTGCTTTGCAAATCAGAAACCTAAACTGAGGTCCTGTACTATCTTGTTGTTGTTCCTATGTGTAACTAAGACAGTAGAATTTTGCCCATAACAGCTTAGGCTGAGAAGCACTGTGCTCTGTTGCCTGCTCACATTGCCTCCACTGAGCTTGAACGCTCAGAACTAATCCAGGGGTCTCTGGATTGGCCCTATTCTGCCTTGGAGTTAGGACAGTGTTCACCTTAACAGTCATGTGCCATGTTCTCTGGAGAGTCACAGTTCTGCTCTGGTTATAAGTCCTGTGCATGgccacaaaaagagaaaaaccctTTCATTTAAGGTAGTCACCTAGGTACAGAGCTGGAtttcttctctgcctctctcagaCTAGATGTTGGATATAACTGCATTGCACAAATGTTCAAGTGGTGGAAAGCTGGAACCTGCACACCTTGAGTTGTCCTCTGTTCTGGACATCATGCAGGCCTGATTTTCCTGTCTTTGTGTGCTCACAAAGAGGGTTCTTTTTGTGGAGGGTTTTAGGTAAGGAAATGCTGTGAGTGAAGTGCTGTTAATAGTTTTGAAGTCACGCGTGATCTGTTCCACTGTTTCCTTTAGAAATGATGTTCCAATTGTTGCCTGCTGGCAGCTTGCTGATGCATCTGATTACCTGGCAGGGCAGTAGTGCTGGATGCTGTGAGTTGTTTCTAGCTGCTTGTAGAGGCATCCAGAAATTCTGTACTGGAACTGAGATCCCATAGGAATAGCTAGACTgtagaaaaccaaaccagcttAGTGACCTTACAAGTAGGAAGTGATCTGTGCAACCCAAGTGAAAACCTGGCTTAAGTAACACTGGAAGCAGTTACACTTTTGGCACTATTGCAATACAATTTCTGACTTCATTCTGGACTGTTCTATGTATTGCCATGTGTGGTTTGTATCTTCATTAAAAGCAAAGTGTATTTTTCCCCCGTTCACTCTCATCTCTGAAAGAATCTCAAGTGAATTTACCACATCTTCTGCAAAGCTGATGTGTTCGGTTTTAAACTTAGCAGGCACGTAATGGGCAGTATAAATATTCTCCAAGTCATAAATAATAATTCTTTGGTAAATAAAATGTCTTCATGAATAGCTGCATATTTTGAATAGTCATTTTCTTGGAAGTAGAATTTTAAAGTGAGTAAAACATTATATTTTTACAGCTTCAGGTCTTTTTATTTCGAATCTGAGTCTACTCCATAAACACAGCCTTATATATGGCATAAATATGTTTCTTTTATTGGATTTGCTGTGGAAAtagaaaccttttttttttttttgcttaaatcTGTTTGTTCCTGAATTGTAAAAATGTAATAGTGATAGTTTATTGCCTGTGCTCTGtgaaggcagaggcagagctatTAGGCTCCCAGCAGGAGCTATTTATAGCTTGACATTGAGTACTCCTTTCTATATCAGTGCAGCTACACCTCCTCACACAAAAAGTCAGCTATAAAAaaattct
This genomic window from Dryobates pubescens isolate bDryPub1 chromosome 23, bDryPub1.pri, whole genome shotgun sequence contains:
- the SEPSECS gene encoding O-phosphoseryl-tRNA(Sec) selenium transferase; protein product: MNAENFGCGERLVTAAYVRQGAQGRRAHELRLRALLEQGKCPEDGWDESTIELFLHELAIMDSNNFLGNCGVGEREGRVASGLVARRHYRLIHGIGRSGDIAAVQPKAAGSSLLNKLTNSVVLDIIKQAGVRTVTNCFVVPMATGMSLTLCFLTLRHKRPKAKYIIWPRIDQKSCFKSMITAGFEPVVIENVLEGDELRTDLGAVEAKIKALGAENILCVHSTTSCFAPRVPDRLEELAVMCANYDIPHIVNNAYGVQSSKCMHLIQQGARVGRIDAFVQSLDKNFMVPVGGAIIAGFNESFIQEISKMYPGRASASPSLDVLITLLSLGASGYKQLLKERKEMFSYLSSELKKLADNHNERLLDTPHNPISLAMSLKNLDENSDTAVTQLGSMLFTRQVSGARVVPCGSVQTVNNYTFKGFMSHANDYPCAYLNAASAIGIKKQDVDVFLKRLDKCLKTSRKEAKKEETANEMSSSNTDTELKG